In Malus sylvestris chromosome 2, drMalSylv7.2, whole genome shotgun sequence, the genomic stretch CTGTGATGTCATTTTAAACCTCGGCTCATTGCAGACAGGGCATTTATCAAACTGTTTGTTCTCCGTATAGAACAATATACAATTATTTACACATGCATGAATTTTTTCATACCCCAATCCGAGACCCTTCAACACTTTTTGGGCACTCTTATGATCTTCAGGTAAACAATTCTCCTTTGGAAGCATCCTTTTGATAACTCCaaaaaagtaatcaaaacacTTGTTTGACAAACCAAACTTGATCTTGCCATGCATCAACTCCACAATTACTGTGAGCACCGAAAAGTTCTCGCAACCCAAATATAATTCTTGCTTGGCATTTTTCAATAGTTTTTCAtagtttttgaatgcctcactGTCCATGGTTGGACGACCATCATCTCCCCCTTCATGATTGGTGTTACTTGAGGCGTATGGATAAACGTCATTTAGAATATTCATAACTTGTTCACTATGATCCACATTAGATTCAACAGTCTCCACTCTTGTCACATATGAAGACGAAGCTTGGTCTAATCGTTCTCCATGATGATACCAAGTAGTATAGGTCTCGATCATCCTATTtcttactaaatgaaatcgaacATTTTAGAATGTCTCCCACATTGAGTTGTTACACCTTCTACACGGACATCGGATAGTTGAACCTAGGTTGTGTCTAGTTGCGAATTCAATGAACTCATCTATTCCATCCAAGTACTCAACAGCACATCTATTATGATTATGTATCCACTGTTTGTCCATTTTGTCTACAATCCCAATAAAAGTACAAGAATTACAACAACTTCAACTATTGTCTTGTCACCTTATTCCTCCGGTAAGGGCCCTATCCCATTCAGGAATGCACATTTATGTCTCGTAATTTACGATTTCAATGGATTAAATTTCGACATGAGCAAATTTCGGCAGCATCTCCTTACAGTTCTTCAAGTGCACACCGTAGATACATAATATCCACCGTGTACTCGAAGAACATTAGGAAATGTTACAAAATTTCCACTATCGAAACCTAATCTGTGAACCGCAAACTACAACACATAACTACGCATTCCCAAACTATCCAAaaaatgggacaattcaagaattaattggattgtagtcatgctttcgcatccatgcacgaaatccaactaattctcaAACGGGAAACTAAgcttttcttgaaaaaaaagtGTACGAAGTTAAGTAGTATTAACTTCGTacaacacaaaacaattttgtaggTGATGTACAAAAATATGTGCATACAAATAAACTAAATCACAATAATTACATCTCAAATGTAGTTAAATTTCAAATGTAGTTAAATTTCTCTACGACTTTATTTTCATTGTAATATAAAGTGATTTATGCACCCTTTATTTCACTTTACGTATCTATAAGCAATTGGGTCTTGCAGCCAAATAGttcattcattttataatcCTTCTAAAGTTACAAACTGAAAGTGCTTATTCATCATTATAATCCACCAGATAAACATTcagctaattaaaaaaaaataacgcaTTGTAGTTGGTTTGATAAGTTGTGTCCTAAAATTAGAAAAGTTCCCTAAGTGGTTTGACTGAGAGAGTGTGAGTCAGTTACCTGTATAATGCAATTGGTTGGCCTAAAACGGGAAGATATTGCTTTGGCATGCTGGCCTAGTAGCACAAACATAACAAGAAAACATCTTAGACTTCATTTTCATTGTAATGTAAAGCTGCAACAAAGAACAAGCATTCATGGGTCCCTGTGATGAACATTACCAGAGCAGTGTAAGATTGTGCTGATTAACATGgacaataaaagtaaaaaatgaaaacccaaTTTACTGTAAAAACTAAAATGTATGTTACCATGGTAAATCTGGTTATTATAAACAAGTTGGTCTACATAAAAGAATATCCTTAAACTGACTGTCTAATAATGTGAAGGAAACATGGAAACCAATGATCTCAgtacaaccaaaaaaaaaaaatgaaagatataCCGTAATGTTATAGCATTCTTTTCTCTGTATATCTTTTCGTTGCATATACCAGAAGGCAAACacatatttattatttaagaGTAATACGACTAGTAAACTAAATATGGTGTATTTTGCATATATAAGCTTAAATAAGTTGACTAGGGTAGTGTGCTCGCTCGTTTGCACTCAAATTTTAATCTATCTCTCCGCATTTTAATGTAGTTTAGTGTATAACATCGCTTATATATATAGAAACTCTGGAGTCTTTCGTCTCTACATAATGTGATTAATAAGTAAAGATGATTCTAAATAGGTTGCCAAGTTTGACATAAAAAGAAATGattaatcaaattaaattaaaaccaCAAGGCACATAGATTTTTATTTCATTAGAACGTGTCTACCAAATTAAATCTGATGTGTTTCATCTCTGCAAAATGTGATTAACTAGTAAAGATGATTCCAAAGAGGTTGAATGATGAAGTATCCACTAGGTCTGACCATATGCTCGTTTgaaaaagcaaaataatgaaAGTAGAATACTCATCAATTCAATCTCAACAATTAACACATTATTGAAGGGAAAACGTACAATCCAAATTGGATGATTCCAAAGGGAAGGCTCTAGGAAATaactaaaaaaaagaagaatacaAAGATGAAGTAGAAGTAGACACACGGGGGTTGTATAATGGAAGTTGTCAGATGATTGATTTTGCCAGTTCTTGTTTGTGGAGAAGAGAACTAATTATTGCTTAAACGTCAGTTTTGTATCACATGGGATGTCTTACTAGTGTGATATTATAGCTGAAACAGATTATGGTTTGGGTAGGTTAGAACTTAAAATAACAGTTTAAGTTATCGTTGTAAGATGAGAATATATCCACTACCATTGTCttctgaaaacaaaaaaactaacgGGGAAGACATCTTGTTCTCTGTTGTAACTACGATGACCCCAAGACTAACATATTTCCTAGTGACTGAAGGCAAGTCAACAGCTTTGAGGCAGTTTGCATACAGATGCATATCCTAATGAGACTCATAGGGTCCAACTCATATTGAATTAAATTGTTCAATAAACCACTAAACACAATCCAAATAACAAGCATTCTCTCATGAAATTCAATTGATTCTATACCATTGTACAATAAACATTCAAAACAAATGATTGAAACCTTCATATATATAATCCATCAAAAGTATTCAGTTCatgtttctaaaaaaaaaaaattcaattctcaACAGCTAAATTAGATTTACTTACTCCAAATCAAAGACCATCAAATAGCAAGGGAGGGATTGCATGATGAAATGAGATGAAATATTTGTATGTTGAATTTATGAGCATGGGAGGGATTAGAGAAGGTTTTGAAGAGAGATTGGGGGGGGGAGGAGGTAGCTGCTGCAACTGGGTTTGCAGTTTCTACCTCCCAAACTGAAATAGTcgttgactttgcgcgacgtacttGAATATGCGTCGCACGAAGTCACTTTTGCGCGACGTAAATGCACGTACGTCACGCAAAATTGACAAAAAAGCGGTAAAGCATTCTTTGTTTGGCGCCAAGATCTTGCGCGACGTACGACAACGCCGCGCAAAAGGACTTTGCGCGACGGAACGTTGCGCGAGCAAAGTTATTTTGCGCGACGTCTTAACTAATGCGTCGCACAAAataactttgcgcgacgcacacTGACGTCGCACAAAGTGCCGTCGCGCAAAGTACTTTTGCGCGACGTTTTGTGTTGTGCGTCGCTCAAaacaactttgcgcgacgaaatttaCGCCGTCGCGCAAGATTCtgtcgcgcaaacatgtttttctactagtgattgcatttatgcaagcctcaatctccaagtatgtcagtttttctaactctatctctagttgtttatattaatcttgtATACTATAGATGTTGTTAATttcctttattattattatcattggaattcttgtgttattttcatattttctaatattgctctaACAATTGTATATCTTTTTCTTtgattgtttaaaaaaataacgAAAAAACACTCATTTTCGAACATCCACATCCAGTGATGTTCTCCATGAAACCATGTTATTATTGCTCGAATCCATGATTGAAATTTACATTTTTTCATTACAATTTCCATCCAATTCTTCTTATATGTTCAAATTTCGAAATTTAATAAACCGATATGGTGTTGCAATTTAATAAAATACAGGATGAAATTAAGTcgaaaactaaaagaaaactcAGATGTGTAACCTTATTGATGAATGCATGAAAGGTTGATaacataacaaattgatatgTTGAATCATTAAAATACAGTGTAAACAGGTTTCATGGTAGGATAAAACAGTCCGAAGTTTTGCTCCACACCAGCGGGTTTCTGATTCTCGTTGAACAGGGCAAAGATAAAGCCTTCGATGTAATGACCAGGTCGTTTAGGTGTCCCTTTCAGGGAGGTTACGTGTTTCATGAAATTCCGGTTATATGTACCAGCAAGCTCCGGACTAGTGAAAATTCCGTTCCCGGCAGAAGGCCAGCCACTCTCCGTTACCGCCACCTCGACACCAGCTCCCCCGACTCTCTCCATTGCTGAGATAAAAGCATCAACGGTGGCATCAAACAGGTTGTAATAGCTCAAGTTCCCGTCTTGTACGGGTGTTGATGAATTAAATAGAGCATATTGCAAGGGAATTTTGGTAGGGTTTGATGCATAGGCAAAGTAAGGATACACATTGATCAAAAGTGGCGATCCTCGAAAAAGTAAAAACCCACAAATGGAAGTCATGACACCGCTCGACTCTCCGTTGAATTCACCCTTTGAAGGTGGAAATGAAGTTTTTAAGGCAGTCCCTGGTAAAACAGTGGAGATTTTAATACCACGGTAGCTCCTTTCGTCGAGGATGTTTTGTAGATACTGCATTACTTGCCAAACGGAGTTTCCTAAGGGACCGGGAATAACCTCGTTGCCAACGGTGATGAAGTAGATGTTAACGTCATTTAGGTAGGGCTCTATATTGTTATCAAACCAGTTGTTCACAGCACCTTGGTTTTCTGCCAAAGCGTTTAAGTTTTCATTAGGAACGCCTACCATGACATCGATGTCTTGCCCCCTCAGTGCCCAGAGTACATCTGGATCAGGATTGAACAGCCTTACCTTGCCAATACCATACGCTTTGAAGAGGTTAACCACTTCTCTAGGTTTAGGCAGGTCATCCCCTAACAATCCATAGTTAACACCAATGTCAACCGAATAACCATCCACAACACCTTGAATCGCTGCTAGAAACGACAGAATGAGCGCAATCCATTGCAAAATTGCCATCGCCTTCTGATAACCCATCGAGTGCCTGTTATATATGTAAACCTTCATAAGTGTACATAATAAACTAATGAGAGATGGGACAGAAAGCAAAAACTGTGGAGCTAGCATCCTGTCCAAAAGGACCGAAATAGTATAATACGAAACTATATATAGCTTAAACGGAGGACAACCTTCTATATACATACAAACTCTCTTAGAAAGCATATACGTATAatgtacatacatatacatcCATACATAAATTTGTTGCACTCTTTATGTGATTACTTTCATTGTAATCAAAATATTGATCCTCTCAAATTTCTTGCACTCCTTCCATACAAATTTTTAGATTGTGCACAGGAATTTCTTCAGGAAACAGTTCTATCAAGAATATCCATCCAATGgtaaaatcaacaaaataacAACCCTCAAGTACAGATTGTTAGCATACAGACTATGATCTTGTATTTAAGTTTCAATCAACAATCTATGAATACTGAAGAAAAGAAAGTGagatttctagagagagagagagagagacaagcttgaagaagaagaaaggactCTGCTCTATTTGATTCATACGCACAC encodes the following:
- the LOC126606750 gene encoding probable glucan endo-1,3-beta-glucosidase BG4, yielding MGYQKAMAILQWIALILSFLAAIQGVVDGYSVDIGVNYGLLGDDLPKPREVVNLFKAYGIGKVRLFNPDPDVLWALRGQDIDVMVGVPNENLNALAENQGAVNNWFDNNIEPYLNDVNIYFITVGNEVIPGPLGNSVWQVMQYLQNILDERSYRGIKISTVLPGTALKTSFPPSKGEFNGESSGVMTSICGFLLFRGSPLLINVYPYFAYASNPTKIPLQYALFNSSTPVQDGNLSYYNLFDATVDAFISAMERVGGAGVEVAVTESGWPSAGNGIFTSPELAGTYNRNFMKHVTSLKGTPKRPGHYIEGFIFALFNENQKPAGVEQNFGLFYPTMKPVYTVF